From the Debaryomyces hansenii CBS767 chromosome F complete sequence genome, the window CGTCCCCAATGATAGACGCATTCTCGATCGTATTCAAGTCAGAGAACACAGACTCGGTCTCGTACGAATAGATCGATCTGGTATTGTTCTTGGTGGGTCTCACGGTAACCCCCGGTATATATGCAATAGGCAAAATGTTAGATGCGTTTGTAGTGGACATGGTCGTGGCCACAGAATGTCTactagaattattatccaGATAGGCACCAACTCTAGTTCTCGCTCTCGCACCCCCGCGACCCCCAGTCCGTCTGGTGTTCTTGTTATATTTGGTCTTGGGTCTGGTGAACGACTCGTACGACGATATCCTCTTGTTGGCAGCAGCAGGTCTCGTTCCTGTCTTCTCCTGAGTACTTCCATTCCTCGTTAAACCCCCTAATGGTGCCATATTGGGGTCTCCCTGGTAACTATCAAGGTTACTGATGGTATAGTCACTCTTGCGGTCGCTCTCAGACTCGATTCCACTCATcaatatatcatcatcatcctctAGTAACACAGGATGTTTCTTTCGATATACGAACttataatacaaaattCCTACCaccatcaatatcaatacGAATCCTCCGATCGATCCCCCTATTATGCCTCCGACAGGCTTGGATTTAGTTGAATCTCCATCAATCCGTGTACATTTATAATAAGCACAAGTGTCGCATGTTTGATGGGCCAAAACACATTCTTTTCCTGACTCACATTTTGGGCATGAATTCTTCGGCTTCGAAGGGCAATCAACGCATTTAGTTCTCTTTTCAAAAATCGAATACGGTATAACTGTCATTATGTCTTAAGTCTTATCTATTATCAGCACTTTCATATGTAGTAGAAAAACTCAGCAGCCCGATATAATAGCTTAATATTCCTCAAAGTGTACTCTAGCTTCTTAGTTATCTGAAATATGACCTAAATACTCTTAGCCAGTCTTCTAGATCCACATACTCTTATCTAACATAGGGCGATTTTTTTTATC encodes:
- a CDS encoding DEHA2F03982p (some similarities with uniprot|Q06810 Saccharomyces cerevisiae YPR075C OPY2 Protein of unknown function overproduction blocks cell cycle arrest in the presence of mating pheromone and similar to CA3925|IPF13257 Candida albicans IPF13257 unknown function), giving the protein MTVIPYSIFEKRTKCVDCPSKPKNSCPKCESGKECVLAHQTCDTCAYYKCTRIDGDSTKSKPVGGIIGGSIGGFVLILMVVGILYYKFVYRKKHPVLLEDDDDILMSGIESESDRKSDYTISNLDSYQGDPNMAPLGGLTRNGSTQEKTGTRPAAANKRISSYESFTRPKTKYNKNTRRTGGRGGARARTRVGAYSDNNSSRHSVATTMSTTNASNILPIAYIPGVTVRPTKNNTRSIYSYETESVFSDLNTIENASIIGDVMRANQLQDANAGQADANANGSTNKDSTMTAIKAHPKLINVDRIEEEDEDDITDEDDDTYADTYDDSSVAYEAQQDATNTTNMRDSQTSIPQENPVDMSSEEHHYINVNADDDADSDSDVDSDIGEITRATSVKRPAESIPQSREVLLDVTGGPNSTSSITVDTHHEAVELSQLGRPTGPLHQYNETDSPTNTSAGSFILDVEFEDSRPFSDP